The following proteins are co-located in the Microbacterium sp. Clip185 genome:
- a CDS encoding ABC transporter ATP-binding protein — protein sequence MTSTGIVASDVTRSFGPVQAVRGATFVAEPGRVTGLVGPNGAGKTTLLLMLASLLRPDSGAIRIHGIDPVEDPAAARSVLGWMPDALGAWGALTARETLVMTGRLYGMTKADAAARASALLDHVGLGPLASAPARVLSRGQKQRLGLARALVHDPQVLLLDEPASGLDPQARIDLRRLLRGFAAAGRTVLVSSHVLAELEELVDDAVFLRDGASVAAPSASAAVRPWRLRVWGEPPTPVAFAAALGRRPQDIGRDRDAFVVGFAGEQDAAQGLRAIMDAGIAVTEFAPAVGRLEQAFMDLSDPATTRPASEEEGA from the coding sequence ATGACCTCGACCGGCATCGTCGCGAGTGACGTCACCCGTTCCTTCGGCCCGGTGCAGGCGGTGAGAGGTGCGACGTTCGTCGCCGAACCGGGGCGTGTGACCGGGCTCGTCGGGCCCAACGGCGCCGGCAAGACCACCCTGCTGCTCATGCTCGCGTCGCTCCTGCGTCCGGACTCCGGCGCGATCAGGATCCACGGCATCGATCCCGTCGAGGATCCCGCTGCGGCGCGCAGCGTCCTCGGCTGGATGCCGGATGCTCTGGGCGCGTGGGGCGCGTTGACCGCGCGCGAGACGCTCGTCATGACGGGCAGGCTCTACGGCATGACGAAGGCGGATGCGGCCGCCCGCGCCAGTGCGCTTCTCGACCACGTCGGGCTCGGGCCGCTCGCGAGCGCGCCGGCTCGGGTGCTCTCGCGCGGACAGAAGCAGCGCCTCGGCCTTGCCCGCGCCCTGGTGCACGACCCACAGGTGCTGCTTCTCGACGAGCCGGCATCCGGACTCGATCCGCAGGCGCGTATCGATCTGCGGCGGCTACTGCGCGGTTTCGCCGCGGCGGGGCGCACCGTGCTCGTCTCGAGCCACGTTCTGGCCGAGCTCGAGGAGCTCGTGGACGACGCGGTCTTTCTCCGCGACGGAGCGTCCGTCGCCGCGCCGAGCGCATCGGCGGCGGTGCGTCCCTGGCGTCTGCGCGTGTGGGGGGAGCCGCCGACGCCCGTCGCGTTCGCTGCGGCGCTCGGCCGGCGCCCGCAGGACATCGGGCGGGACCGGGACGCCTTCGTCGTCGGGTTCGCCGGCGAACAGGACGCCGCGCAGGGGCTGCGCGCCATCATGGATGCCGGCATCGCCGTGACCGAGTTCGCCCCCGCCGTCGGTCGTCTCGAGCAGGCGTTCATGGATCTCTCCGACCCGGCGACCACTCGCCCTGCATCCGAGGAGGAGGGCGCATGA
- a CDS encoding ABC transporter permease codes for MNASRLWTITVLELTQRVRSVAWYVLLGVFAVILLGVTVLSFLAFGMWSGSDGPGGAIYSVIVYMVLLLVLLVAPTVAGNAVNGDRESATLAAVQVTRATTGEIVFGKLLAAWITGLAFLAVAVPFLIAATVAGGVAPVSLVVSLLVLILEIGIFAAIGVGLSALLARPLFSVASTYLVMAAFVVGTLIVFGLGGIATRTEVTHSTRWGTEYDASGGVVSCSPWETYTTEVPRFDRVWWALAANPFVVIADATPTVYDRNGYPQDLFGQIASGVRLAQIAPETEVRTDGCENPEQPYPSTEEQTAGLAPSWMVGLGVQLLVAGLLFWGGYRRTRTPARSLPPGTRVA; via the coding sequence ATGAACGCGTCGCGACTGTGGACGATCACCGTCCTGGAGCTGACCCAGCGGGTGCGGTCTGTGGCCTGGTACGTGCTGCTGGGCGTCTTCGCCGTCATCCTGCTGGGCGTGACGGTGCTCTCCTTCCTTGCCTTCGGGATGTGGTCGGGCAGCGACGGGCCCGGCGGCGCGATCTACTCGGTCATCGTCTACATGGTGCTGCTGCTGGTACTGCTGGTGGCGCCGACGGTTGCGGGCAACGCCGTGAACGGCGACCGGGAGTCGGCGACCCTGGCGGCCGTCCAGGTGACGCGGGCCACGACCGGCGAGATCGTGTTCGGAAAGCTCCTCGCCGCTTGGATCACAGGCCTCGCCTTCCTCGCCGTCGCCGTCCCGTTCCTGATCGCCGCGACGGTCGCCGGCGGGGTCGCACCCGTGTCGCTCGTGGTCTCGTTGCTCGTGCTCATCCTCGAGATCGGCATCTTCGCCGCGATCGGCGTGGGGCTCAGCGCTCTGCTGGCCCGGCCGCTGTTCTCTGTGGCGTCGACCTACCTGGTCATGGCCGCGTTCGTGGTGGGCACGCTCATCGTCTTCGGTCTCGGCGGTATCGCCACGCGCACCGAGGTGACTCACTCGACGCGGTGGGGCACGGAGTACGACGCGAGTGGCGGGGTCGTCTCGTGCAGCCCGTGGGAGACCTATACGACCGAGGTGCCGCGCTTCGATCGGGTGTGGTGGGCTCTGGCTGCCAACCCGTTCGTCGTGATCGCCGACGCGACCCCGACGGTCTACGACCGCAACGGGTATCCGCAGGACCTCTTCGGGCAGATCGCCTCGGGCGTGCGACTGGCCCAGATCGCCCCGGAGACCGAGGTGCGCACCGACGGGTGCGAGAACCCCGAGCAGCCCTACCCGAGCACCGAGGAGCAGACGGCGGGACTCGCGCCGAGTTGGATGGTGGGGCTCGGCGTGCAGCTGCTGGTGGCCGGTCTGCTGTTCTGGGGCGGCTACCGCCGCACACGGACGCCGGCGCGGTCGCTGCCGCCGGGCACCCGCGTCGCCTGA